From the genome of Nasonia vitripennis strain AsymCx chromosome 1, Nvit_psr_1.1, whole genome shotgun sequence, one region includes:
- the LOC100680536 gene encoding serine/threonine-protein kinase tricorner encodes MCDEMATIETQHDSDSSAVDALDDESSISLQTSSNLVNSNFEDMLDMSASDTVRFSGHTLDKATKAKVTLENYYSNLIAQHIERKQRLEKLEESLKDEALTEQQKHEKRLQHAQKETEFLRLKRSRLGVEDFEPLKVIGRGAFGEVRLVQKKDTGHVYAMKILRKAVMLEKEQVAHVRAERDILVEADHQWVVKMFYSFQDPINLYLIMEFLPGGDMMTLLMKKDTLSEECTQFYISETALAIDSIHKLGFIHRDIKPDNLLLDARGHIKLSDFGLCTGLKKSHRTDFYRDLSQAKPSDFMASCSSESSSAMDSKRRAESWKRNRRALAYSTVGTPDYIAPEVFLQTGYGPTCDFWSLGVIMYEMLIGYPPFCSENPQETYKKVMNWRETLVFPPEVPISEEAKDTIIKFCCEADRRLGAQKGIEELKITSFFRGVDWDHIRERPAAIPVEVRSIDDTSNFDDFPDVKLEITSAPTSQDGEVIYKDWVFINYTFKRFEGLTQRGAANKK; translated from the exons AT GTGCGATGAAATGGCTACTATAGAAACTCAACATGATTCGGATTCTTCTGCAGTCGATGCACTTGATGATGAGTCATCTATCTCCTTACAGACAAGCTCGAATTTGGTTAATTCTAATTTTGAAGATATGCTAGATATGTCAGCATCTGACACTGTTCGTTTTAGCGGACATACATTGGACAAAGCTACGAAAGCGAAAGTTACTTTAGAGAATTATTACAGTAATCTCATTGCGCAGCATATTGAACGAAAGCAGCGATTGGAAAAGTTGGAAGAATCTCTGAAAGATGAAGCACTCACGGAACAGCAGAAACACGAGAAAAGACTTCAGCATGCACAAAAGGAAACAGAATTTCTTCGATTAAAGCGTTCAAGACTAGGCGTAGAAGATTTTGAACCTCTGAAAGTCATCGGAAGAGGCGCATTTGGTGAAGTGAGATTGGTCCAGAAGAAAGACACGGGCCATGTGTACGCCATGAAAATCCTCCGAAAGGCTGTTATGCTCGAAAAGGAACAAGTTGCGCATGTGCGCGCAGAGCGAGATATTCTAGTTGAAGCCGATCATCAATGGGTAGTGAAAATGTTTTACAGTTTTCAAGATCCCATCAACTTGTATCTGATAATGGAGTTCTTACCCGGAGGTGACATGATGACTTTGCTCATGAAGAAGGATACTTTGTCAGAAGAATGTACTCAGTTTTATATTTCCGAAACAGCTCTAGCTATAGATTCCATTCATAAACTTGGGTTTATCCATAGAGACATAAAGCCTGATAATCTCCTGTTGGATGCGCGAGGACATATTAAATTGTCCGATTTCGGACTGTGCACTGGTTTGAAGAAATCCCACAGAACAGATTTTTATAGAGATCTCAGTCAAGCCAAACCTTCGGACTTTATGGCTTCGTGCAGCAGCGAAAGTAGCAGTGCTATGGACAGCAAACGAAGAGCTGAGAGTTGGAAGAGGAACCGACGAGCTCTAGCCTACAGTACAGTGGGAACGCCAGACTACATTGCCCCGGAAGTTTTCCTTCAGACCGGCTACGGTCCGACTTGCGATTTTTGGTCTCTCGGCGTGATAATGTACGAAATGCTGATAGGCTACCCGCCATTCTGCAGCGAGAATCCTCAGGAAACTTATAAGAAAGTGATGAATTGGCGAGAAACCTTAGTCTTTCCTCCGGAAGTACCGATAAGCGAAGAAGCTAAAGACACCATAATCAAATTCTGCTGCGAAGCTGACAGACGCTTGGGAGCCCAAAAGGGCATCGAAGAATTGAAAATAACTTCCTTCTTCCGCGGAGTCGATTGGGATCACATAAGGGAAAGGCCAGCAGCTATACCAGTAGAAGTGAGATCGATAGATGATACGTCCAATTTCGATGATTTCCCCGATGTCAAGCTGGAAATAACATCGGCGCCGACATCGCAAGACGGGGAAGTTATCTATAAAGATTGggtattcataaattatacatTCAAGAGATTCGAAGGGTTGACTCAGCGTGGCGCAGCGAATAAAAAGTAA